The following DNA comes from Neofelis nebulosa isolate mNeoNeb1 chromosome 3, mNeoNeb1.pri, whole genome shotgun sequence.
agaaatggaaataatctgTTGATTAAAAGGGGTAatgaaggggtgctgggtggctcagctggttaagcatctgacttcggctcaggtcatgatcttgtggttcatgtatttgagccctgcgtcaggttctgtgctgacagctcagagcctggagcttgcttcagattctgcgtctccctcttctctctgccccccctccacttgctatctctctctctctctctgtctctctctctcaaaaataaagatttaaaaaacttaaatggGGTAATGAAACATATTGCCACTCCCTGctaaaattccagtataatgatagaaaaagagaaataaaaatatacactcacaataacaaagaaaaaagaggaggtgACAAGATAAAAGATTCCAGCAAATTTTTAGAAGGTAGCAAGCAGTTGGAAGAATAGGGAAAGCTTAAACCTAAGGATTTTCAGAGAAGGGTACCATAGACAAAGAAGACAGTTCACACTGCAAAACCCAGAAAAGTTTCAAGAATTGGAAGTACCAGGTAATTTGAAAGTTGAGGTAAGGGGAGAGGTTGAAACCAGGAGGACTGATGGAAAGCCCATCAGATAAACAGATGTCAGATCTTTCCTTCTGTGTCTACTGCCAGAGGACTCCCCATTTCAACCTTAACGAAAAGGGAAGGTTATTCTCTGGTCCTGGGCTCTAGATAGGCACCATAGGGATAGgcaggggggatgggggaggataTGGTGCCATAGAGAAATCTGGGGAGTGAGAGTCAGTATATTGCACTGAGAGACCTCCAGTCCCCTCACTCCTACACCTCACAGAATGTAGCAACCAAGCTTTTACCCACTCCCTGGGGTTGGAGGTATGGAGAtcttctctagaaaaaaaaatctctccaagAACAAAAATCTGACAATGACCACATCAAAAATGTTAGGTTCCTATCTCAGCCCCTCCAAGGTAGCTCTCCAAGGTGTCGAGCCCTGCCCATGAAATGTCTAACTGGCCGTTTAGTGACTTGCTACTAAATATTACCATACAACCAAAGACATTGGACATTCGAGAAAAGcttttaacataaaaatcaaaGACCAAAATATACCAGAAAAACTGGGATaatatggaaacagaaaatgcagggctcaaaggaaaattttaaaatatttaattaatatcctcaaaaagataagagtatatatcacattaatgaaaacagaagaggatAATATTAAAGAGGGGAACATCAGGAAATAACaaattgaaagtttaaaaatgtttgaaatgtttttaatatgttttaaaaatgtttaaaaaaccaaTAGTAGagatgaaagataaaattaaggaagtttccagggcgcctgagtggctcggtcgattaagcggcccacttcagctcaggtcgtgatctcacagtcccgcattgggctctgtgctaacagctcagagcatggagcctgcttcagattctgtgtctccctctctctctgcccttcccctgctcatgctgtgtctctctctctctctctgtctcaaaaataaataaacgtttaaaatttttttaaaaagattaaggaaaaaaaaaagattaagggagtttccaaaaataatataaccatggaaaaaaagaacaaaaactgtaAGTAAATTAGAAAACCAATCCCAAAAGTCGACATTTAACTATTATGAAtcccagaaagaaaatacaaaaaactaGAGGGACAAAAATTATCAAAGAATTACATATTAAAATCTCTCAGAACTGTTGAATTTCCAAATTCAAAGAGACTAATGAGTGcctaaagtaaatttaaaaggattcaaaTTAAGGCAgatattgtaatattttatttttttggttttttgtgtgtttttttggtaatattttagaatactagagataaatattaaaacttgggacaaaaacttaaaagcttacagaaagaaaaaaaaacagttctcattttaaaaaaatgggaaaaaccaACACTGGTGTTCTTACTAGCAccagaaactaaagaaaatggatcatgttttaaaattctgagaaaaaaaaattgatctagAAGCAGCttggtggctgtcagttaagcattggctcaggtcatggtctcatggtttatgagttgaAGTTGCTCATGAAGCTCTCTGTTCTCAGCAgcagagactgctttggaaactctgttcccctctctctctctctgcctctaccctgctctcactctctgtctctctctctcaaaaataaataaacgttaaaatattttttttaatctaaaattctATATACGGTCAAACTATCAAGTGAAGGATGAAATACTCATGTTTTCTTGCTATGCAGAGTCTCAAAACTTTTGTCTCCTATATACCGTTTCTCAGGAAGCTTCTGGAGTATGTGCTCCATAAAAATGAGGGAGAACACcaagatagaaaaatatatggGATCCAGGAAGCAAGAActcaaacacaagaaaagagCAAGGGGGATCCCCAGGGTGGTGGTAACTAGAGATCCCAGGAGGAAAGCAGGGTAGCtgcttggggaggaggaggaggggggcttcTGTCAAATGGAGCAAGAGAGCCAACACCTGGGAGGGACATGTCCGTGAGGAAAATGGGGCTTGGGGATCCCCtatgggtttgttgttgttgttctgttgtggtagttgttgttgttagcatattaaaatgaacttttaaattttgttggaCAATTTGGGAAGAATAAATGTACCTggaaaagtacattaaaagaGGAGGCAATTTCTAGGGCCAGACAAAACACAATATTGTTCAAGAAATAAATGTAAGTATGATTCAACACAGGAAATTACTAGTTGACTCAGCTATGAAGAATATGCACATTGTCATAAATGTTAAATAGTGATTTAAATAACAATTGTGATGTAATTATTTTAGGAagggagcatgtgtgtgtgtgtgtgtgtgtgtgtgtgtgtgtgtgtgtgtgtgtgtgtgtgaagtgatAGCTGTTACAGTATTAAATCACAGAATGTTTgacattaatgtatttttaaatatatatttattttaaatatccatttaagtatttagaaatatacacatatttctatTTCAGTAGAAGAACTTTATaaacctcaaaatattttttaaagctctatagatttatacatttatgtataaaaCTATGAttgcaaaaaataatttaaaagagacATCTATTTCTAGGTGATCCAGAGAATCTCTTTTAAAGACTAAAAACTCTGTTCCTAATACCAGTGGGAGTTGGACTACTAGGCTTAGAGATACTCTGCAGAGAAATGTATACAGCTCACTGCTTTTAAGAAAATTCCCCTGGAGGCCAATTTACTTAGCCTCTTTGAGCCTTGCTTGCCTCATCTCTAAACTGAAAAAGTTCATTTGGAACAAACGAAACTCAAATTCGAGGCAAATAACAAGTGAAACAGACCAGGTACAAATGCCAGCATCCCTTACAAAGGACAGTCTCTACTCAGAACCAGCCGGCTTTGCCATGAAGACCTTTTGTTGCTAAAAGGCCCAGTGGTTCAAGAGAAACTGCAAATCTGAGTTTTTGCATGAaacctctgatttttaaaatcctagTTTAAAATACACAATGCTTTGAGAcacttcagtggctcagtcagttaagtgtccaactgttggtttcggctcaggtcatgatctaacggttcgtgagtttgagccccatgtcaggctctgtactgacagcatggagcctgcttggaattctctgtcttcctctctctctgccgctcccctcctgctcgctcgctcgctcgctctctctctcaaaataaacaaacttaaaataataattaaaataaaataaaataaaataaaataaaataaaataaaataaaatacacagtgcCTGCCAAACCAAACCCATCTGCAGGCCACCACCAACCCACAGATTGCAATGTGAGACTTATAAATTAGCTGAACATTGATGACCACTTTAGGCAGTACAATGTCTCATTCCTAAAACTCCACATTGAATGCATGGGTTTCTCCACCACCAAAGAGGCAGGCTATTTTATCCTAACCTGACAAACTATATTACTTCACTTTGCCAATTTTATCTTTACTGTGAACACTCACAAATCTTAAGACTTCAATCTGCATAGCATCTTTATTCATGGAAACACAGTCAAAAACAGAGATAGGTGCTGCCCAAACACAGCTGGGCCAAAAAATCAAGGAGTCATCCTCACAGACACAATTGGATAAAAACTGTCATTAAATCCGTCTTTCCAGACATGTTAGTTCACATGTCTATAAAGGCATTACTGTAAAGACAGTAATCACGTTTAAATACAAAGGTCAGTATCAAGCTCATTATTTGCTAAGAagattatcttttaatttttcacaagGAAACTTTTACCCACCACTGCTAATTATCTTCTTCGTTCGCAGGCCTAGAAAGCATGAAGACTGTAGTTTTTCTCCTATACATTTTGGGAACTGCAACTGCAATACCGGTAAATATCCTTTTTTCTGTTATTACATCTCTCCTCCCTACATTTAATTTAGAAATCCtccattgaaaagaaaatgtgtttatatagtggtttgaaattctcttttttgttttaatattattttttcccaagcAGAGAATGAATGACTCaaaatattgatataaaataCTTTCTGAAAGAATATTTCCTTCAGAACTACCAGATTCTACAagatacaataaatataaatctgaAAATGTTGATTATCATTTATTAGAAAGGGGATCTTCCAGGACCCAAAAGCCAAagagaatgggaagaaataaattttcctttGGAAGTTTATCACTTAGTATGAGAAACCTAAGAAATTAGTATGAGAAGTCTTGGGAATGCATACCCATACTCTTTAGCAGCATTTTCTTCAAGATCAAATATATACTGGCTGATCAATTCTGAGTctgtaataaaacaaaaccagTGGGTTAGGGCCAGGAAATGGTATGATGATCATAAATTGGCTCCTAACTCGTCCTTGGGGGTGGTTGGGGAGGGGGTACTTTCCAAGCAAACATGCTGATAATAGACAGAACTAGAACATTCTTTTCTTCACGATCAGATATCCTGGCACCACCATTCACACAGCAGTAAATCAGACACACACAAATCAGAATCATTTGAGACCATGTCAGCAGCCTTAAAATAACCTGAaagttattattgttgttgttttaatgttgtttttaatgGCTTGGATGATCATGTAGATGTCTCCCAAATGATCCATATCATCCGTAATCAAGCTAAAGGatttatgccatttttttttcttttttgccaaatGGAGGAATCAATCTCCTTTAAATAGACAAAGTAATTTTTCtcatcccttctcttcctccgtCTCTACTATGTCTCAGATTCTGTCCTTGTTTTTTGGATAGCTGGTGGCTAACATTTGGTTGACAGATGTGTCCGCAAAGGCCAGCATCATGCCACCCAGACAAAGCATTTCTTAGAAAACAGAATTTACGACCACTCCTAGGAATTGTGCTTTAGTAGCTGGAGCTACTCCAGCTGAAATTATACATGTCCTCTGCAATTACAAAAGTGGGATAAATTATGTTCAGCACAGAAAGAAGCTCCCACAGACCCATTGTTTTCTcctaaaaatgtgttttccctTGCAGCTGTTGCCCAGTATATAAACAGGCATCAAAAATGCTTTTGAACCAAATGTTTGAATAACACATCTACATATAGACacattttaaaggttttcttttgGGGACAATTTGTTATGTAGATCCAGTCAAACACTAAGAAGCTAAATATCTTCCCATAGGGTTTACCTCTTACAAATCTTGTGTCATTTTCCCAGATTGCCTGAATTGTACGGAAGTAAGTGGATTCTGTGTGGTTCAGGGATTCCACACATTTCCAGAGGGTATGGTGTTATAGatgtgggaataataataataaaacagagttTGATTGCAGAAAATTTCTGAAAGAAGTTAAGCTGCTGTCCTTCTGCATTTCTTTCAGCttggagagggagagcagaggaggaagggtgCAGAGGGGGAGCAGTTCTCTACTAATAAGCCGAAAATCTCCTCCATCCCTTGCCTTCCATAATGCCCTTGCTGGAAACCTGCCAAACTGGCCACCATTCTTTATCCTTTCTCCCTTACAAATGGCTTCTTtggaaattttttcaaatgttattaCTCCTTTTGGTTGAAAAGGTGATAAGCAAGAGAGCAAACCACATCTAAAATGAACCCTGAACTCCATGTCTTTCCTTATATTATACAGTTGGTACAACAGAATGTGCTAATAGAGTAAAGACAAGTCAATGCAAATAAAATCTGGTTTTGTACTTATACCTCGATCTGCCTGACATGAGTATCCATAGCATCTCTGTAAGAAAGATTTGTAGTGAATACCTGCTTACAGTATTGGACAGTTCATAGTATTACCACTGTAGGATATTACTTCTAGCAATAGTCAGTTTTCACTTGGttactttataatttacaaatgaCTAATATACATAAACTTATCTTGATATTTCTGCTCACTTCACCTTGACAGATGATAGGGTGGGATTCACAATTCATCAAATGACAGATAGATAGCTGATAGCAGAGTCAAGACTTGAAGGAAGATCTTTAATCTCTAAGTCAGTTGTTAAACTTCTCCATCATGTATCACTGCCAATTCTTCATCTATGCCTTCAGTCTTGCTAGAAATAGAGCCATCCTTCTAGTTGAAATAATACTCCATTGCTGTTCTTCCTAGCTAGACTTAGTGTACTATTTCACACAGTTTTTGAATTAGTTCTATGTTAAATTATTTATCATAAGAGTTTTTGATGAATATAAGGCTGCTagtgttaagaaaataaatattgaataaagtTTAAATCTTTTCTGCTATTTATCAGTGAATACTTAAAATTTAACTTAAGAAAATGTACAATgttaaagaacttctcaaactcaacacccaaaaaacaaataatccggttaagaaatgggcagaaaacatgaatagacatctgtccaaagaagacatccagatgactagcagacatatgaaaatatgctcaatatcactcatcacagggaaatacaaataaaaactatgatgagatacaatctcacatctgtcagaatggctaaaattaacagcacaagaaacaacaggtattggcaaggatgtggagaaaggggaaccctcttgcactgttggtaggaatgcaaactgatgcaaccactatggaaaataatatggaggttcctcaaaaatttaaaaatagaactaccctatgatccagtaactgcactactaggtatttacccaaaagatacaaaaagactgattcgaagggacacatgcaccccattgtttatagcaacattatcaacaatagccaaactatggaaagagctcaaatgtccatagactgataaatggataaagaagatgtggttcatatatacaatggaatattactcggccatcaaaaaaaataaaatcttggcatttgcaacaacatgcatggagctacagtgtattatgctaagtgaaataaatcagtcagagaaagacaaataccatatgatttcactcatgtggaatttaagaaacaaaacagatgaacgtatgggaagggaaaaaaaagaaagaaaaaaaaccataagagactcctaactatagagaaaaaactgagaattGCTAGAGGCAGGTGGGTGTGGgatgggctagataggtgatgggtattaaggagggcacttatgatgagcaatgggtgttgtacataagtgatgaatcaccaaattcttcTGAAATGaatgttgcactgtatgttaactaactagaatttaaataaaaatttaaaaagaaaatgtacagagtTATATCTTTGGTAAATTTAATTTGACTTTGACTTTCTGCTAACAACAGTTCTTAAAATTATAGAGTgtgaatgttttttaagtttggaaAGCACAGAAAATAATTCCAAACCTCAAAGGTGACAATTATTGAAATAATCTTTGCTCTATTTTCACCCAGTCTCTGCATACataactttttcttaaatatgtttgGGAGTCTGTTTTCACCTAAGATTATAATCTAGCCGTTTGCTTGTATTCTTAAAAATTCTAgagagtattttttaattgatgttaTGTATGAACCATAGTGCTACTAAGAATGATGACAATAAAGGAGTAGCTAGAAATTTTAGACATCAGCATCTAGACGTGAATAACatgagccagtttctactttttttcagaCAAATGCAAGGTTCCTGTCTAATCATCCAAAACCAACTGCTGATTCCTTGAGTTCCATCCAACAGGCTGAAGTGTTAGTAACACCTAACAACACTGCAATCCCCATGTTAAGGGTCGAAGatgcagaaaatgaaaaggaaattgcAGTGCCTGTAGAAGACCATCCCAACCATAAGGTAAAAGTAACATGGTTATGcgattataatttaaaatttttccaaaggtCTCAATTTCAAAGCATAGTTAAGGATATTACCTCATTCTCACCtcagcttaatttttaaaagatgattattGTATCAGTGGTCTCCAATTATCAAAAGAACTGTGAAAATTAGTGAGTTTTGTGCCTTTGGCCAAGGTGCTATATAATTTCATACCACAAAATTCAAATTCAGGTTATAAACTTGCAACTATAAAGTGTGAGGAACATTGTATATGAGTTTACCTGatattatgtgaaaaaaataatgaacactaAAGGTTAGCTTATGAATTAAAATATGATGTAGATATTCCATTACCAATTGTTTCAGGAGTAAACTTTTTTCTTGTAAGGCTGAAAAATCTTCAGTACTAAAGCCAAAGGAGGAAAGCCAGGACGAGTCAGCAGATCAGGACCAGAGTTATAGCCAAGAGCTCGGGTTACAGGATGAAGAGGAGAGTGAAAGTGACTTAAGTGAGAATGTGGAGTACATACCATCTGAAGGTACATTGGACCCCAAAGAAGATACGAATGAGCCTCAAAAGAAAAAACGCCCAGAGAACATTGATTTCCTTGCTCCTAATATTAGTTCCATTGTAGATATTAACCAACAAGAAAGcatcacaaaaacagaaaaaaaacaagaacaaccaATGAATGAATTACATTCTCAGTTGAACAGGAGCAACAAACATAGCCAAGATGTAAATGATCAAGGAAACCAAGAGCAGGATCCAAATATCCCcaatggagaagaggaaggggaagaagagccAGGTGAAGTCAGTACCCACAACAATAacgaaaaaagggagagagaatttcccAAGGAGCATTCTAATAGCAAGGAGGATGAAAATAGTACCAAATCTGATGATGTTTTGGAAAAGTCCAGTGAACCAACTAAAGTAAGCAAAATGCAGAAAGACGAATTTGAGCAGGGTGACCAAGAACAAGAAGAGGACAGTTCCAatgcagaaatggaagaggaaagtGCATCAAAAATTACTAAGCACAGCCAAGATGCTGAATGGCAGAGCCAAGAAGAAAAACCTGAAGTTACCAGCAACCATGAGGAGATGGATAAAAAGACTGTTTCTGAGGCTTTGCTCGTGGAGCCTACTGGTGATGGTAACACCATGCCCAGAAATCATGGGgctaatgatgatggtgatgatgatccCAGACACGATGCAACTGATGACTACGAATTCATCCCAAGTGAGGCCTTCTTGGAGGCTGAAAGATCTCAGTCCATTTTCTATCACCTCAAAtatgaagaggaaagagaaagagaaaaagaaagagcacgtGAAAATGGGAATGTAGATGCCAGTGAACCTGGAGAATACCAAGGGGTGAGATTCTTTACATTGATGCTTGTCTGATAGAGCACTTAGCTTTATAAAGAAATAGCCATGACCTTTCTCTGTGCTCTCAGTCTTCCATGCCTATCTCTACCAGTACATtactaaaatgtattaaaattatttattttcctctgctcTCCATCACCAGGCTGAAAGTGCCTATTTTATTTGGGTTCccctagaagcagagcctggaTTTAAGTAGTTTATTTGAGAAGTTCAGGGAACAAAGATGAATGGGACATGATatcaggaagggaaggaagctaATCAAAGGTATATCATTAAAGCCATGTACAGCACATTCCTCTGAATTACCCCATTTGGAGAATGAGGGAGCTGGAGCATTTGTACAGACTGAGAATTGCTAAGAGAGGTGTTAATTCCCCAGCACTTTCAGTCCTTTGAGCAGGCCAAATAGATGTCATGGTTTTCCAGGCACAGAGATGCAGATACAGGCAGTTGAAAGTGCCTGGAGCTAACTAAAATGGTAaattctgacagatatgagggATGGGAAACACTAACAACTACTGCTCTAATGTCTTAAGAGTAGATGCCATGTAATATTCAGGTTAGATCACCAAGGTCTAGCAAAATGTCTCTAATGTAATAAGAAATCCAGGAATGTTTGTTGATTTAGCTATAAAGATGAAGAATAAAGACTTCAGCTCCAACTTTAAGTAAATACACACCAAGATGATAATCAGGAAACTGCAACAGAGTGGGAGTAGGGAAGAAGCATATTGTCATTGGTTGTTTAATCATTTGGAGCTTTCA
Coding sequences within:
- the SPARCL1 gene encoding SPARC-like protein 1 isoform X1, translating into MVTLCLKTTLEGLESMKTVVFLLYILGTATAIPTNARFLSNHPKPTADSLSSIQQAEVLVTPNNTAIPMLRVEDAENEKEIAVPVEDHPNHKAEKSSVLKPKEESQDESADQDQSYSQELGLQDEEESESDLSENVEYIPSEGTLDPKEDTNEPQKKKRPENIDFLAPNISSIVDINQQESITKTEKKQEQPMNELHSQLNRSNKHSQDVNDQGNQEQDPNIPNGEEEGEEEPGEVSTHNNNEKREREFPKEHSNSKEDENSTKSDDVLEKSSEPTKVSKMQKDEFEQGDQEQEEDSSNAEMEEESASKITKHSQDAEWQSQEEKPEVTSNHEEMDKKTVSEALLVEPTGDGNTMPRNHGANDDGDDDPRHDATDDYEFIPSEAFLEAERSQSIFYHLKYEEEREREKERARENGNVDASEPGEYQGAKKTERLPNEGESSYEDNRMVHGTDSCMNFQCKRGHICKADQQGKPHCVCQDSVTCPPTKLLDQVCGTDNQTYASSCHLFATKCKLEGTKKGHQLQLDYFGACKSIPICTDFEVTQFPLRMRDWLKNILMQLYEPNPEHGGYLNEKQRNKVKKIYLDEKRLLAGDHSIDLLLRDFKKNYHMYVYPVHWQFGELDQHPMDRVLTHSELAPLRASLVPMEHCITRFFEECDPNKDKHITLKEWGHCFGIKEEDIDENLLF
- the SPARCL1 gene encoding SPARC-like protein 1 isoform X2, with the protein product MKTVVFLLYILGTATAIPTNARFLSNHPKPTADSLSSIQQAEVLVTPNNTAIPMLRVEDAENEKEIAVPVEDHPNHKAEKSSVLKPKEESQDESADQDQSYSQELGLQDEEESESDLSENVEYIPSEGTLDPKEDTNEPQKKKRPENIDFLAPNISSIVDINQQESITKTEKKQEQPMNELHSQLNRSNKHSQDVNDQGNQEQDPNIPNGEEEGEEEPGEVSTHNNNEKREREFPKEHSNSKEDENSTKSDDVLEKSSEPTKVSKMQKDEFEQGDQEQEEDSSNAEMEEESASKITKHSQDAEWQSQEEKPEVTSNHEEMDKKTVSEALLVEPTGDGNTMPRNHGANDDGDDDPRHDATDDYEFIPSEAFLEAERSQSIFYHLKYEEEREREKERARENGNVDASEPGEYQGAKKTERLPNEGESSYEDNRMVHGTDSCMNFQCKRGHICKADQQGKPHCVCQDSVTCPPTKLLDQVCGTDNQTYASSCHLFATKCKLEGTKKGHQLQLDYFGACKSIPICTDFEVTQFPLRMRDWLKNILMQLYEPNPEHGGYLNEKQRNKVKKIYLDEKRLLAGDHSIDLLLRDFKKNYHMYVYPVHWQFGELDQHPMDRVLTHSELAPLRASLVPMEHCITRFFEECDPNKDKHITLKEWGHCFGIKEEDIDENLLF